In Candidatus Wallbacteria bacterium, a single genomic region encodes these proteins:
- a CDS encoding DUF488 domain-containing protein, with translation MKFYSIGYGGRSPDELLATLTENGVKSVADVRIAPYAAIRDFSYSSNPEKGISALLKSRGIDYIHLEEMGNLLRHDPDWQRKYSLLWDRCGDLLTGRLFSLQPPFCLLCAERKIKECHRLIIADYLVKLGHEAVHIS, from the coding sequence ATGAAATTCTACTCTATCGGATATGGCGGCAGGTCTCCGGATGAACTGCTCGCCACACTTACTGAAAATGGAGTGAAATCAGTGGCTGACGTGCGGATCGCACCATACGCCGCGATCAGGGATTTCTCGTATTCTTCGAACCCTGAAAAGGGAATTTCAGCTCTGCTCAAAAGCCGCGGGATCGATTACATCCATCTGGAAGAAATGGGTAACCTGCTCAGGCACGATCCTGACTGGCAGCGGAAGTACAGCCTGCTCTGGGATCGCTGCGGCGACCTGCTGACAGGAAGGCTCTTTTCACTGCAGCCGCCTTTCTGCCTGCTCTGCGCTGAGCGTAAAATCAAAGAGTGCCACAGACTGATTATCGCTGATTACCTTGTAAAACTCGGACACGAGGCTGTTCACATCTCCTGA
- a CDS encoding winged helix-turn-helix domain-containing protein, protein MNRHADELENPADDSRFFCGRIAEQNQLQEAFSERRVILIAGIGGIGKTALAVKLYQNLQVDQKTSGRLIFIKCLAGWNFSDFSSEIIEQAVRLTGRKKYLASVSRLPNQLAEMLEENGIILFIDDFQLIENSEVQEFITEAIDYFQQARLVLISRNRPEIPALKLIEVFELRLGGLDFNETWEMASHLLRDSSDLKSVSRDKLFEKVKGHPFFIKMSLSVSRNDSNALETLLESTECEFELLDQIWKNLSAVEKEILTSLSFMRAPVKQFPGCRNEEHRSALKKLLNRYLVDTDLSGRYFLHDIFREHIKEKSDVEAVLMIHRQIAVDLCLENAGIDEQLEAYYHFLEAGMLTTAVDQIILLGKKFQLLNEGAVRFDNLLSQVISECGEYRNQELIRCRIEFLIIRGAYREAESLLDSIHSRAEYAYLSGLMNYYRDQGALAIRQFRDAVSMGLESEQYLNAIAIIASSYDWLGDAETAEKYFLQALSSPAIMDHPLIKARILANYASCLYPQGRCEKARECFGLAEEIQRTCGATGPLAGTLLTESWFFLMLNDLERSLACLNEARDLLMRIDDRRNLVNSMINLACIENRRGQPEPALEHLSSAFEQAEALDLEVEQGYASREAGNIQMQLGQFGKARNQLKKALKIFEKLDTPVTLAFVRMHYGKLQLLTGYVSESEDMLTSVCEVSKKARNSILSASNYFFLYLLYRSSGDGRAEQCYADHLEMLDKLPLSTQKMLKKELSEFESRQSGKGADRIRLFLPGNDGIIAGASEIELARSRRNEYEIFMDFEKSYISIRGREVPLFSKKVLAKLLQQMVSNPGHVFSSDEIFAAVWGCEFDPEVDGSPLRRSIFRLRQILGDVKGGHFICSASEKGSYFFNRQVDYCAIFPVVPLSGK, encoded by the coding sequence ATGAACAGACATGCTGATGAGCTTGAAAATCCAGCAGATGATTCCAGATTTTTCTGCGGTAGAATTGCTGAACAAAACCAGCTTCAGGAAGCTTTCTCAGAGCGGCGGGTGATTTTAATCGCAGGGATCGGCGGGATCGGAAAAACTGCTCTGGCTGTAAAGCTTTATCAGAATCTTCAGGTAGATCAAAAGACAAGCGGCCGCCTGATCTTTATCAAATGTCTTGCAGGATGGAACTTTTCAGATTTTTCTTCTGAAATAATTGAACAGGCAGTCAGGCTGACAGGCAGAAAAAAATACCTTGCCAGTGTTTCCAGGCTGCCGAATCAACTCGCAGAAATGCTTGAGGAAAACGGGATTATTCTGTTCATCGACGATTTTCAGCTGATTGAGAACTCTGAAGTTCAGGAATTCATTACTGAAGCTATAGATTATTTCCAGCAGGCCAGGCTGGTGCTCATTTCCAGAAACAGACCTGAAATTCCGGCCTTGAAACTGATTGAAGTGTTTGAGCTGCGGCTTGGCGGGCTGGACTTCAATGAGACATGGGAAATGGCTTCTCACCTGCTGAGGGATTCCAGCGATCTGAAAAGCGTTTCCAGGGATAAATTGTTCGAAAAAGTGAAAGGCCATCCTTTTTTCATCAAAATGAGCCTGAGCGTTTCCAGAAACGACAGTAATGCACTGGAAACACTTCTTGAATCAACTGAATGCGAATTTGAGCTGTTAGACCAGATCTGGAAAAATCTGTCAGCAGTTGAAAAAGAAATACTTACATCCCTTTCGTTCATGAGAGCTCCAGTAAAGCAGTTCCCTGGCTGCAGGAACGAAGAGCATCGGTCTGCATTGAAAAAGCTTCTGAACAGATATCTTGTTGACACAGATCTATCCGGACGATATTTCCTCCACGATATTTTCAGGGAGCACATCAAGGAAAAATCCGACGTAGAGGCAGTTTTAATGATCCACAGACAGATTGCAGTGGATCTTTGCCTGGAAAATGCAGGGATCGATGAACAGCTGGAAGCCTACTATCATTTTCTGGAAGCAGGCATGCTGACAACGGCTGTAGATCAGATTATCCTGCTTGGTAAAAAATTCCAGCTCCTCAATGAAGGAGCGGTAAGATTCGATAATCTTCTGTCGCAGGTTATTTCGGAGTGCGGAGAGTACAGGAATCAGGAACTTATCCGTTGCAGGATCGAATTTTTGATCATCAGGGGCGCTTACCGTGAAGCCGAATCTCTGCTTGACTCTATCCACAGCAGAGCCGAATACGCCTATCTTTCCGGATTGATGAATTATTATCGCGATCAGGGTGCGCTGGCGATCAGGCAGTTCAGAGATGCGGTTTCCATGGGTCTCGAATCCGAGCAGTATTTAAATGCAATCGCCATTATCGCCAGTTCCTATGACTGGCTGGGAGATGCGGAGACAGCGGAAAAATATTTCCTGCAGGCCTTGTCCAGTCCGGCCATTATGGATCATCCGCTCATCAAAGCCAGAATCCTGGCTAACTATGCGAGCTGCCTGTATCCGCAGGGGAGATGCGAAAAAGCACGGGAATGCTTCGGACTGGCCGAAGAAATACAGCGTACCTGCGGTGCCACAGGCCCCCTGGCTGGCACTCTTCTTACTGAATCCTGGTTTTTCCTGATGCTGAACGACCTTGAGAGGTCTCTGGCATGTCTAAATGAAGCCAGGGACCTGCTGATGCGGATCGATGACAGGCGCAATCTGGTGAATTCGATGATCAATCTCGCCTGCATAGAGAATCGGAGAGGACAGCCGGAGCCGGCTCTCGAACATCTTTCATCAGCATTCGAACAGGCTGAGGCACTTGATCTTGAAGTTGAACAGGGATATGCCAGCAGGGAAGCAGGCAATATTCAGATGCAGCTTGGGCAGTTCGGAAAAGCAAGGAACCAGTTGAAGAAAGCCCTCAAGATTTTCGAGAAACTCGATACACCGGTCACCCTGGCTTTTGTCAGGATGCACTATGGCAAGCTGCAGCTCCTGACAGGATATGTAAGTGAATCGGAGGACATGCTGACTTCGGTTTGCGAAGTTTCGAAAAAGGCCAGGAACTCCATCCTGTCTGCCTCGAATTACTTTTTCCTGTATCTGCTGTACCGCTCTTCTGGTGACGGACGGGCTGAACAGTGCTATGCAGACCATCTGGAAATGCTTGATAAACTACCGCTTTCCACCCAGAAAATGCTGAAAAAGGAGCTGTCTGAATTTGAAAGCAGGCAAAGCGGAAAAGGCGCGGACAGGATCAGGCTGTTTCTGCCTGGAAATGACGGGATCATTGCCGGAGCTTCGGAAATCGAACTGGCTAGATCACGCAGAAACGAATATGAGATATTCATGGATTTTGAGAAGTCATATATTTCCATCAGAGGCAGGGAAGTTCCGCTTTTTTCCAAGAAAGTGCTCGCAAAACTGCTGCAGCAGATGGTTTCAAACCCCGGACATGTGTTCAGTTCGGACGAAATTTTTGCGGCTGTCTGGGGCTGTGAATTCGATCCTGAAGTGGACGGCAGCCCTCTGCGCAGGTCGATTTTCAGGTTAAGGCAGATCCTGGGCGACGTTAAAGGCGGGCATTTCATCTGTTCAGCCAGTGAAAAAGGGTCGTATTTTTTCAACAGGCAAGTGGATTATTGTGCAATTTTCCCGGTTGTGCCTCTTAGCGGGAAGTAG